In one window of Bos taurus isolate L1 Dominette 01449 registration number 42190680 breed Hereford chromosome 4, ARS-UCD2.0, whole genome shotgun sequence DNA:
- the OR2A69 gene encoding olfactory receptor family 2 subfamily A member 69: MKGNQSWIAEFILLGFQLSEDMELLLFVIFILLYTFNLLANGMILGLISLEPRLHTPMYYFLSHLAITDVAYASSHLPNMLENLVKHKKTISYFSCTMQMVSYLAFASVECLTLVVMSYDRFVAICHPLQYTVIMNWRVCTFLAIACWVCGFSLAIVQVSLFLRLPFCGPQKVNHFFCEISSVLKVTCGDIWINEMFLFADGVFILVGPLSLMLVSYVSILWAILKNQSKEGRKKAFSTCSSHLCVVGFYFSIAMMVYLAPDSSHQEEQKKILFLFYTFFNPLLNPLVYSVRNAQVKAAFHKVLQKNRSV, encoded by the coding sequence ATGAAAGGCAACCAATCATGGATCGCAGAATTCATCCTGCTGGGCTTCCAGCTCAGTGAAGACATGGAATTGCTCCTCTTCGTTATCTTCATCCTGCTATATACCTTCAACCTGCTGGCAAATGGGATGATCTTGGGACTCATCTCGCTTGAACCCAGactgcacacccccatgtactacTTCCTGTCTCATCTGGCCATCACTGACGTAGCCTATGCTTCCAGCCATTTGCCCAATATGTTGGAAAACTTAGTGAAACACAAGAAAACCATCTCCTATTTCTCATGCACCATGCAGATGGTTTCCTATTTGGCCTTTGCTTCTGTAGAGTGCTTGACTTTGGTGGTGATGTCCTATGACAGGTTTGTGGCGATCTGCCACCCCCTGCAGTACACGGTCATCATGAACTGGAGGGTGTGCACGTTCCTGGCCATCGCTTGCTGGGTATGTGGATTTTCCCTGGCCATAGTCCAAGTAAGTCTGTTTCTACGGCTGCCCTTCTGTGGGCCCCAGAAGGTGAACCACTTTTTCTGCGAAATTAGCTCTGTCCTCAAAGTGACGTGTGGTGACATCTGGATCAATGAAATGTTCCTCTTTGCTGATGGTGTGTTTATTTTAGTTGGGCCCCTTTCCCTGATGCTGGTCTCCTACGTGAGTATCCTCTGGGCAATCCTGAAGAACCAGTCAAAGGAGGGCCGCaagaaagccttctccacctgttcCTCCCACCTCTGTGTGGTTGGGTTCTACTTTAGCATAGCCATGATGGTGTACTTGGCCCCTGACAGTAGCCACCAAGAGGAACAGAAGAAAATCCTTTTCCTGTTTTACACCTTCTTCAACCCATTACTGAATCCCCTTGTCTACAGTGTACGGAATGCTCAAGTGAAGGCTGCCTTCCACAAAGTACTGCAGAAAAATAGATCAGTGTGA